One Castanea sativa cultivar Marrone di Chiusa Pesio chromosome 4, ASM4071231v1 DNA window includes the following coding sequences:
- the LOC142632103 gene encoding exocyst complex component EXO70A1-like, whose protein sequence is MSMTTVTGINTAQHIVQSLNSSVRADEDNEENLIDPKAVDELREIETRMVRQVYRERSFSLVAGSFFPSAKSEAGSGSWDWNETNPDSPLNISSLFPSNKSKTDSSPVFSRSNSDSIMSIFLPATSPIDSPENYEIIVRSRSIPAYSIMSIFPPAMSEIGSPDNYKIIFRNPSIPSYYHFFPPDMSDTDSYGSSTPNHQLSIPSLYLPPNDSETDNNSSLVNGISLDERVVILEIKKLSVRQVQKIKWNLLDKKMEKWIQAVKILVRLILSGEKSLSDQIFSGADETKEIRFNETVKGCVMQLLDFGKAVASGRRLPENLFRILEMYDVMAKALAQMEGLITDDVVISEAREVLTELGEAASWKFPELENAMQNESSVKGMQSGGIHPLTQYVMNYVQLILDYSDTMNLLELGEDDDDSDDHLKLKPVARWVLVLITSLLSNLEEKSKLYKDRALQYIFLMNNVLYIVEEVKGSDDLMSLFGDDWFCERFGQTRQYVMNYLRASWTKVLYCLKNEGIGGNSSNASRVALKERFKNFNLCFEETYRVQTAWKVPDDQLREELRISISEKVIPAYRSFMGRFRNLVESGRHAGKYMKYTAEDLEGYLLDLFEGSPRVLQKKYIG, encoded by the coding sequence ATGTCTATGACCACCGTGACTGGCATCAACACTGCTCAGCACATCGTGCAGAGTTTGAACTCATCAGTGAGGGCCGATGAAGACAACGAGGAGAATTTGATCGATCCAAAGGCTGTGGATGAGCTCAGAGAAATCGAGACTAGAATGGTTCGCCAAGTGTATAGAGAAAGAAGTTTCTCACTAGTAGCAGGGTCATTTTTTCCATCAGCCAAGTCGGAAGCTGGCAGTGGCAGTTGGGATTGGAACGAAACAAATCCAGACTCCCCTCTTAACATTTCATCACTCTTCCCATCCAACAAGTCCAAGACTGACAGTAGTCCAGTTTTCTCTCGTTCTAATTCTGATTCCATAATGTCAATCTTCTTACCAGCCACATCTCCAATAGACAGTCCTGAAAACTATGAAATAATTGTTCGAAGTCGTTCCATACCCGCATATTCCATAATGTCAATCTTCCCACCCGCCATGTCTGAAATAGGCAGCCCcgataattataaaataatatttcgaAATCCTTCCATACCCTCATATTATCACTTCTTCCCACCAGATATGTCAGACACTGACAGTTATGGATCATCAACTCCTAATCATCAGCTTTCCATACCATCATTATATTTGCCACCCAATGATTCAGAGACTGATAATAATAGTTCACTAGTTAATGGAATTTCTTTGGATGAGCGCGTCGTGATCTTAGAGATTAAGAAGTTGAGCGTCAGACAGGTGCAGAAAATCAAGTGGAATTTACTGGATAAGAAGATGGAGAAATGGATTCAAGCTGTGAAGATTTTGGTTAGGTTGATTCTCAGCGGCGAGAAGAGTCTGTCTGATCAGATTTTCAGTGGCGCTGATGAAACCAAAGAGATTCGCTTCAATGAAACCGTGAAAGGTTGTGTGATGCAGCTATTGGATTTTGGTAAAGCTGTCGCGAGTGGGAGAAGATTGCCTGAGAACCTCTTTAGGATACTCGAAATGTATGATGTGATGGCCAAGGCATTGGCACAAATGGAGGGGTTGATTACTGATGATGTCGTGATCAGTGAGGCCAGAGAGGTGCTCACGGAGCTTGGTGAGGCAGCCAGCTGGAAATTTCCGGAGCTTGAGAACGCAATGCAGAATGAATCCTCTGTGAAAGGTATGCAAAGTGGTGGGATTCACCCACTAACACAGTACGTGATGAATTATGTGCAATTGATTCTGGATTATAGTGATACTATGAACTTGTTGGAACTTggtgaagatgatgatgatagtgATGATCACTTGAAATTGAAGCCGGTGGCTAGGTGGGTGTTGGTGCTAATAACATCTTTACTGTCTAATCTTGAGGAGAAATCGAAGCTCTATAAGGATCGTGCATTGCAGTATATCTTTCTAATGAATAATGTTTTGTATATAGTAGAGGAGGTGAAGGGTTCGGATGATCTTATGAGTCTATTTGGTGATGATTGGTTTTGTGAGCGTTTTGGGCAGACAAGGCAATACGTGATGAATTATCTAAGGGCTTCATGGACCAAGGTGTTGTATTGTTTGAAGAATGAAGGAATTGGTGGGAACTCGAGTAATGCCTCGAGGGTGGCTTTAAAGGAGAGATTTAagaatttcaatttgtgttttGAGGAAACCTACAGGGTTCAAACTGCATGGAAGGTACCTGATGATCAACTCCGAGAAGAGCTTAGGATATCTATATCGGAAAAGGTAATCCCGGCTTACCGATCATTTATGGGAAGGTTTCGGAATCTAGTAGAGAGTGGAAGGCATGCTGGGAAATACATGAAGTACACAGCAGAAGATTTAGAGGGTTATTTGTTGGATTTGTTTGAGGGATCACCGCGAGTACTGCAGAAAAAGTACATAGGATAA
- the LOC142633061 gene encoding exocyst complex component EXO70A1-like: MATTTTTSTSTGGISSLFPATKSETDSGSLCSRPNSNSNSIVAIFPPHRSIGDYENDEIIIAQNPSISSYFPAYFSDTSASSVSNETRLDELLVIIGIEKLSISEIQKLEWNLLDKKAEKWVQTMKIILSGHCDQIFCGTTTDETKEICFNETVKGCVMQLLNFGKAVAIGRRSPEKLFRMLDMYDVMAKALARLEVLITDDVVINEARDVLSELGEAACGTLAEFENAVQSETSSKPMQSGEIHHLTRYVMNYVNLIVDNVYYSGTLNFLLEIREDDDQLEPLRNDDSDSSKLTPVAGRLLVLITSLHSNLEEKSKLYEDGALQYIFLMNNILYVVQKVEGSDLGGLVGDNWVRKRHGQIRQYAISYLRASWTKVLHCLKVEGIGGSSRNASRVALKERFKNFNACFEKIYTVQTAWKVPDAQLREELRISISEKVIPAYRSFMGRFGNQVESGRHAGKYIKYTADDLENYLLDLWEGSPRVLHHMRRRSTQDKGGLLYQVRAWLS, from the coding sequence atgGCTACGACCACGACAACTAGCACCAGCACTGGCGGCATTTCATCACTATTTCCAGCCACCAAGTCTGAGACTGATAGTGGTTCACTATGCTCTCGTcccaattccaattccaattccatAGTGGCAATCTTCCCACCACACAGGTCAATAGGCGATTacgaaaatgatgaaataattaTAGCTCAAAATCCTTCCATTTCATCATACTTCCCAGCTTACTTTTCGGACACTAGTGCCAGTTCGGTATCTAATGAAACACGTTTGGATGAGTTGCTTGTGATTATAGGGATCGAGAAGTTGAGCATCTCAGAGATTCAGAAACTCGAGTGGAACTTGCTGGATAAGAAGGCGGAGAAATGGGTTCAAACTATGAAGATCATCCTTAGCGGCCACTGTGATCAGATATTCTGTGGTACGACTACCGATGAAACCAAAGAGATTTGCTTCAACGAAACTGTGAAGGGTTGCGTGATGCAGTTGTTGAATTTTGGCAAAGCTGTTGCGATCGGGAGAAGATCCCCAGAGAAGCTCTTTAGGATGCTCGACATGTATGATGTGATGGCCAAGGCGTTGGCGCGATTGGAGGTGTTGATTACGGATGATGTCGTGATCAATGAGGCAAGAGATGTGCTCTCCGAGCTTGGTGAGGCGGCCTGTGGGACGTTAGCTGAGTTTGAGAACGCGGTACAGAGTGAGACCTCGTCAAAGCCTATGCAGAGTGGTGAGATTCACCATCTGACACGGTACGTGATGAATTATGTGAATTTGATCGTGGATAATGTGTATTATAGTGGAACTCTGAACTTCTTGTTGGAAATTCGTGAAGATGATGACCAATTAGAGCCTTTACGAAATGATGATAGTGATAGCTCGAAATTGACTCCAGTAGCTGGGCGGTTGTTGGTGTTAATAACCTCTTTACATTCCAATCTTGAGGAGAAATCGAAGCTCTATGAGGATGGTGCACTGCAGTATATTTTTCTGATGAATAATATTCTGTACGTAGTGCAGAAGGTGGAAGGTTCGGATCTTGGTGGGCTGGTAGGTGATAATTGGGTTCGGAAGCGGCATGGGCAGATAAGGCAATACGCTATAAGTTATCTTAGGGCTTCATGGACCAAGGTGTTGCATTGTTTGAAGGTAGAAGGGATTGGTGGGAGCTCGAGAAATGCCTCGAGGGTGGCTTTGAAAGAGAGATTTAAGAATTTCAACGCATGTTTTGAAAAAATCTATACGGTTCAAACTGCTTGGAAGGTCCCAGATGCTCAACTCCGGGAAGAGCTTAGGATATCTATATCAGAGAAGGTGATCCCAGCTTACCGCTCATTTATGGGAAGATTTGGGAATCAAGTAGAGAGTGGAAGGCACGCTGGGAAATACATAAAGTACACAGCAGATGATTTAGAGAATTATTTGTTGGATTTGTGGGAGGGATCACCGCGAGTACTGCACCACATGAGGAGAAGAAGTACACAGGATAAAGGTGGACTCTTGTATCAGGTAAGAGCCTGGCTCTCATGA